The Halobacterium litoreum genome includes a region encoding these proteins:
- a CDS encoding 4-phosphopantoate--beta-alanine ligase, translated as MTEIPEDHPRHDSLVTRHRIEDGVDAGITSRQGLIAQGRGEAYDYLLGEETTPSADEAERAAAAHLLLADHPVLSVNGNVAALVPGEIVELAEATGADVEVNLFNRTEERMERIADYLREHGAEDVKGLTADGRIPGLEHERAKVDADGIGDADVVLVPLEDGDRAEALAEMGKTELVIDLNPLSRSAQTASVPIIDNIVRAVPNVTAHARDLADASREELTDIVEGFDREAALEAAEARIRAVGED; from the coding sequence ATGACCGAGATTCCCGAGGACCACCCGCGCCACGACTCGCTGGTGACGCGCCACCGCATCGAGGACGGCGTGGACGCGGGCATCACGAGCAGACAGGGGCTCATCGCGCAGGGCCGCGGCGAGGCCTACGACTACCTGCTCGGCGAGGAGACGACTCCGTCGGCGGACGAGGCAGAGCGCGCGGCGGCCGCCCACCTCCTGCTCGCGGACCACCCGGTGCTGTCGGTGAACGGGAACGTCGCGGCGCTCGTGCCCGGCGAAATCGTGGAGTTGGCGGAGGCGACGGGCGCGGACGTGGAAGTCAATCTGTTCAACCGCACCGAGGAACGCATGGAGCGCATCGCGGACTACCTCCGGGAGCACGGCGCCGAGGACGTGAAGGGGCTGACCGCGGACGGTCGGATTCCGGGATTAGAACACGAGCGCGCGAAGGTGGACGCCGACGGCATCGGGGACGCGGATGTGGTGCTCGTTCCCCTCGAAGACGGCGACCGGGCCGAGGCCCTCGCCGAGATGGGGAAGACCGAACTCGTGATAGACCTGAATCCGCTCTCTCGGTCGGCACAGACCGCGAGCGTCCCGATTATCGACAACATCGTGCGCGCCGTGCCGAACGTGACGGCCCACGCCCGCGACCTCGCCGACGCGTCCCGCGAGGAACTGACCGACATCGTGGAGGGCTTCGACCGCGAGGCGGCGCTGGAGGCGGCAGAGGCGCGGATTCGCGCCGTCGGCGAGGACTGA
- a CDS encoding ABC transporter ATP-binding protein, producing MREPLLSVRDLHTQFDTDDGTVKAVDGVSFDVEPGETVCLVGESGSGKTVACESITKLIPTPPGEITGGEVRFDGEDLADLSSKQLRQYRGGRIGHVFQNPQGALDPVYTVGEQLVEAIRLHRDVSKKAARKRAVELLDRVGIGDVSERIDDYPHQFSGGMKQRVVIAMALACDPDLLIADEPTTALDVTIQAQVLRLLNELQEERGMAMVFVTHDLGVVAEIADRVVVMYAGKVMETGDVYQVFENPSHPYTKALLKCLPGRGRALETIGGSLPDPTDPPDGCRFHPRCPHAVPACEEGGQPAFEDVGGNHEASCVLYGTEHEQPEALEADDD from the coding sequence ATGCGGGAGCCGCTGCTCTCGGTCCGCGACCTCCACACGCAGTTCGACACCGACGACGGCACCGTGAAAGCCGTCGACGGCGTCAGTTTCGACGTGGAGCCCGGCGAGACGGTGTGTCTCGTCGGCGAGTCCGGCTCCGGGAAGACGGTCGCCTGCGAGTCCATCACGAAGCTCATCCCGACGCCGCCGGGAGAGATTACGGGCGGCGAGGTGCGCTTCGACGGCGAGGACCTCGCCGACCTCTCCTCGAAGCAACTCCGGCAGTACCGCGGCGGCCGCATCGGCCACGTCTTCCAGAACCCGCAGGGCGCACTCGACCCGGTCTACACCGTCGGCGAGCAGCTCGTGGAGGCGATTCGCCTCCACCGCGACGTGTCGAAGAAGGCGGCCCGGAAGCGCGCAGTCGAGTTGCTCGACCGCGTCGGCATCGGCGACGTATCGGAGCGCATCGACGACTACCCCCACCAGTTCTCGGGCGGGATGAAACAGCGCGTCGTCATCGCGATGGCGCTCGCCTGCGACCCCGACCTGCTCATCGCCGACGAACCGACCACCGCCCTCGACGTGACCATCCAAGCGCAGGTCTTGCGCCTCCTGAACGAACTGCAGGAGGAACGCGGGATGGCGATGGTGTTCGTCACGCACGACCTCGGCGTCGTCGCGGAAATCGCCGACCGCGTCGTGGTGATGTACGCGGGGAAGGTGATGGAGACCGGCGACGTCTACCAGGTGTTCGAGAACCCCTCGCACCCGTACACGAAGGCGCTGTTGAAGTGCCTGCCCGGGAGAGGGCGCGCGCTCGAAACCATCGGCGGGTCGCTGCCGGACCCGACCGACCCGCCGGACGGCTGTCGGTTCCACCCGCGGTGTCCCCACGCCGTCCCGGCGTGCGAGGAGGGCGGCCAGCCCGCCTTCGAGGACGTGGGCGGGAACCACGAGGCGTCCTGCGTGCTGTACGGCACCGAACACGAGCAACCCGAAGCACTGGAGGCAGACGATGACTGA
- a CDS encoding DUF7551 domain-containing protein, producing MMGTDLASMRERLEELATDDGAFVVACCRTGERPFPVAGLRFADRENAVRAADLARNYRSTLAQYDPRTPRYDLVVHETADGLPAADAPSRADACHDVVGAVFEALSAAGHRDAERAVLDGYFAAAEATTDVDDLSVVLLRCAATALEDHLDDADLAAVLRDAAARSDVTPADATPRQALAAVAGAGLATGVSATTDGWAFEPAVRADGAAVTLPVAVAVLSVRPDADVAFGASEERVELRLTGGPRGLATAPLQ from the coding sequence ATGATGGGCACCGACCTCGCCTCGATGCGCGAGCGACTCGAGGAGTTGGCGACCGACGACGGCGCGTTCGTCGTCGCCTGCTGTCGCACCGGCGAACGCCCGTTCCCCGTCGCCGGCCTGCGCTTCGCCGACCGCGAGAACGCCGTCCGGGCCGCCGACCTCGCCCGGAACTACCGGAGCACGCTCGCCCAGTACGACCCCCGGACGCCGCGCTACGACCTCGTCGTCCACGAGACCGCAGACGGCCTCCCCGCGGCCGACGCGCCGAGTCGCGCCGACGCCTGCCACGACGTCGTCGGCGCCGTCTTCGAGGCGCTCAGCGCCGCCGGCCACCGCGACGCCGAACGCGCCGTCCTCGACGGCTACTTCGCTGCCGCCGAAGCGACCACCGACGTCGACGACCTCTCGGTCGTCCTGCTGCGGTGTGCGGCGACCGCACTCGAGGACCACCTCGACGACGCCGACCTCGCAGCCGTCCTGCGAGACGCCGCCGCGCGGTCGGACGTCACACCGGCCGACGCGACGCCGAGACAGGCACTCGCCGCCGTCGCGGGCGCCGGTCTCGCGACCGGTGTCTCGGCCACCACGGACGGCTGGGCGTTCGAACCCGCCGTCCGCGCCGACGGCGCCGCCGTCACGCTCCCGGTCGCAGTCGCAGTGCTCTCGGTGCGCCCGGACGCTGACGTCGCGTTCGGCGCGAGCGAGGAGCGCGTCGAACTCCGCCTCACCGGCGGCCCGCGCGGCCTCGCGACCGCCCCGCTACAGTAG
- a CDS encoding pantoate kinase: protein MSDGDAATAFAPGHVTGFFSVSRADDPMRAGSRGAGVTLSAGVTVRVTPSDDTEVRLNGDRIDVESATRVLGALDATATVEAETNLPLGAGFGVSGAMALGTAFAANAAFARGRSENDLVSLAHAAEVEAGTGLGDVVAQARGGVPIRVEPGAPGHGVLDGVPAAGRIEYVSFGGLSTSEVIGGDTEALSAAGERALVDLRERPTLPHFFELAREFSRDAELLDGEVAAAVEAVTESGGEAAMAMLGRTAFALGTGLTEAGYDPEVCEIHAAGATLR, encoded by the coding sequence ATGAGCGACGGCGACGCGGCGACGGCGTTCGCGCCCGGGCACGTCACGGGCTTTTTCAGCGTCTCGCGGGCCGACGACCCGATGCGGGCGGGGTCGCGGGGCGCGGGCGTGACGCTCTCGGCGGGCGTGACGGTGCGGGTGACGCCGAGCGACGACACCGAGGTGCGACTGAACGGCGACAGAATCGACGTGGAGAGCGCGACCCGAGTACTGGGCGCGCTGGACGCGACGGCGACCGTCGAAGCCGAGACGAATCTCCCGTTGGGCGCGGGGTTCGGCGTCTCCGGCGCGATGGCGCTCGGAACGGCGTTCGCGGCGAACGCGGCATTCGCCCGCGGGCGCTCGGAGAACGACCTCGTGTCGCTCGCGCACGCCGCGGAAGTCGAAGCCGGAACGGGACTCGGGGACGTGGTGGCACAGGCGCGTGGCGGCGTGCCGATTCGCGTCGAACCGGGAGCGCCCGGCCACGGCGTCCTCGACGGCGTGCCGGCGGCCGGCCGCATCGAGTACGTCTCCTTCGGCGGCCTGTCCACGAGCGAGGTCATCGGCGGCGACACAGAGGCGCTGTCGGCGGCGGGCGAGCGCGCGCTCGTCGACCTCCGCGAGCGCCCGACGCTCCCGCACTTCTTCGAGTTGGCTCGCGAGTTCTCGCGGGACGCCGAGTTGCTCGACGGCGAGGTCGCGGCGGCGGTCGAAGCCGTCACCGAGTCCGGGGGCGAGGCCGCGATGGCGATGCTCGGGCGGACGGCGTTCGCGCTCGGAACCGGGCTGACCGAGGCGGGCTACGACCCCGAAGTGTGCGAGATTCACGCGGCGGGCGCGACGCTCCGGTAG
- a CDS encoding ABC transporter permease, with product MPSTELESAKFTSIDWSDESGGWRSVRYRSVGLVAALLLVAALFTYDYVAAPRELFAFMDWDVTRMDWLFLVSTVLFVRYALVPLAVSRERSSTYVREFVRRPAGVLSLGYILFFGVMGLVGPEWFGLARVDFYAKVQPPVFTSVNTGNIRAYNCVGKVAGNQCHGTWQYPLGTTRVGEDVAKVIVYAIRIGLKLALSAAMIMVVVATAVGTAAGYFGGWVDDVLMRYVDVQQTVPAIVVYIILSTMYLGKGLFALALVFGLLDWGGIARLVRSEVLQRRTDGYVRAAQAAGASDLHVVRKHVIPNSTATIVTALTRQIPLLILAQVALAYLKLNSVAFRSLGEVLMRGLSANPVPWHQRWWVTGFITLFLVVTVVSFNVFGDVVRDVLDPQEEVA from the coding sequence ATGCCCTCCACCGAACTCGAGTCGGCCAAATTCACCAGTATCGACTGGAGCGACGAGTCCGGCGGCTGGCGGTCGGTCCGCTACCGCAGCGTCGGACTCGTCGCCGCGTTGCTCCTCGTCGCCGCCCTGTTCACCTACGACTACGTCGCCGCCCCGCGGGAACTGTTCGCGTTCATGGACTGGGACGTCACCCGGATGGACTGGCTGTTCCTCGTCTCGACGGTGCTGTTCGTCCGGTACGCGCTCGTCCCCCTCGCGGTCAGCCGCGAACGCTCGTCGACGTACGTCCGCGAGTTCGTGCGCCGGCCGGCGGGCGTCCTGAGTCTCGGGTACATCCTCTTCTTCGGCGTCATGGGGCTCGTCGGTCCCGAGTGGTTCGGGCTGGCCCGCGTCGACTTCTACGCGAAAGTCCAGCCGCCGGTGTTCACGTCGGTGAACACCGGGAACATCCGGGCGTACAACTGCGTCGGGAAGGTAGCCGGAAACCAGTGCCACGGGACGTGGCAGTACCCGCTCGGCACCACGCGCGTGGGCGAGGACGTCGCGAAAGTCATCGTCTACGCCATCCGCATCGGCCTCAAGCTCGCGTTGAGCGCGGCGATGATAATGGTCGTCGTCGCGACCGCCGTCGGCACCGCCGCCGGCTACTTCGGCGGCTGGGTCGACGACGTGTTGATGCGGTACGTCGACGTCCAGCAGACCGTCCCCGCCATCGTCGTCTACATCATCCTCTCGACGATGTACCTCGGGAAGGGGCTGTTCGCGCTCGCGCTCGTCTTCGGCCTGCTCGACTGGGGCGGCATCGCACGCCTCGTCCGCAGTGAAGTCCTCCAGCGCCGCACCGACGGCTACGTGCGCGCCGCGCAGGCGGCCGGCGCGAGTGACCTCCACGTCGTCCGAAAACACGTCATCCCGAACTCCACGGCGACCATCGTCACCGCGCTCACGCGACAGATTCCCCTGCTCATCCTCGCGCAGGTGGCGCTCGCGTACCTGAAACTGAACAGCGTCGCGTTCCGCTCGCTCGGCGAGGTGCTGATGCGTGGACTGTCTGCGAACCCCGTGCCGTGGCACCAGCGCTGGTGGGTCACCGGCTTCATCACGCTGTTCCTCGTCGTCACCGTCGTGTCGTTCAACGTCTTCGGGGACGTGGTTCGTGACGTTCTCGACCCACAGGAGGAGGTGGCGTAG
- a CDS encoding thiamine-phosphate synthase family protein, with translation MRFIEEVVVDEFLPTFRSLLAADLRERGLTQHEVAELLGVSQSAVSKYAHGDVTVNDVVAEDERVRETVERIGEGLASGDVSQVQALVEAEVLVRRLSARGDVVAALHEDAMPALSEYDGDFRVHDPDSEVRVRERVLSSVRRGVRTLEHASGFATLIPAVGSNLVECTPDADGVEDVAGVPGRILDVMGRTEIPADPEFGVSVHVATVLLAAREAGSDAKACLNVRYDEAVVDALVDAGYEVAEFDPEGEPSEGAIREAVSGAPDADVLYQTGGFGVEPIVYLLADSAPEAAEMARELL, from the coding sequence ATGAGATTCATCGAGGAGGTCGTCGTCGACGAGTTCCTCCCGACGTTCCGGTCGCTGCTGGCGGCCGACCTGCGTGAGCGCGGGCTGACCCAACACGAGGTCGCCGAACTGCTGGGCGTCAGCCAGTCCGCGGTGTCGAAGTACGCCCACGGCGACGTGACGGTGAACGACGTCGTCGCCGAGGACGAGCGCGTCCGGGAGACGGTCGAGCGAATCGGTGAGGGGCTCGCGAGCGGCGACGTGTCCCAGGTGCAGGCGCTCGTGGAGGCCGAGGTGCTGGTGCGTCGGCTCTCCGCCCGCGGGGACGTCGTCGCGGCGCTCCACGAGGACGCGATGCCGGCGCTCTCGGAGTACGACGGCGACTTCCGCGTCCACGACCCGGACAGCGAGGTCAGAGTCCGGGAGCGCGTGCTGTCCTCGGTCCGGCGGGGCGTCCGCACGCTCGAACACGCCAGCGGGTTCGCGACGCTGATTCCCGCGGTCGGGTCGAATCTCGTGGAGTGTACGCCCGACGCCGACGGCGTGGAGGACGTGGCGGGCGTCCCCGGCCGGATTCTGGACGTGATGGGGCGCACGGAGATTCCCGCCGACCCCGAGTTCGGCGTGAGCGTCCACGTCGCCACGGTGTTGCTCGCCGCCCGCGAGGCGGGCAGCGACGCGAAGGCGTGCCTGAACGTCCGGTACGACGAGGCGGTCGTGGACGCGCTCGTGGACGCCGGCTACGAGGTCGCGGAGTTCGACCCGGAGGGCGAGCCGTCCGAGGGCGCGATTCGAGAGGCGGTTTCGGGGGCGCCCGACGCCGACGTGCTCTATCAGACCGGCGGTTTCGGCGTCGAACCCATCGTCTACTTGCTCGCGGACAGCGCGCCCGAGGCCGCGGAGATGGCGCGAGAACTACTGTAG
- the aspS gene encoding aspartate--tRNA(Asn) ligase, with translation MQDRTFTADAEPGDHATVAGWVHEIRDLGGIAFLILRDKTGKIQVKFEKDEMDDDLVETGLGAHRESVVQVTGDVEEEERAPTGVEVTPESMQVLADADPELPLDPSGKVDADLSTRLDNRTLDARKPETKAVFEIRAEVLRAVREYFRSVGSTEINTPKIVATGTEGGTELFPVTYFGREAFMNQSPQLFKQLMVGSGLERVFEVGPIFRAEEHNTPRHLNEATMIDFESAFIDHEEAMDVCEGTLKAAYSAVEEHCQEELEILGIADEFEAPTDDFPRLTYEEAIERINATGELDEQLVWGDDLPTEGEKALGDDVGGHYFVTDWPSEIKPFYIQDYDDDPDLSKGFDLMHPRMELVSGGQREHRYDALVEGFEQQGLDPDQFEYYTKMFRYGMPPHAGWAYGVERLVMTMLDLDNIREAVLFPRDRQRLSP, from the coding sequence ATGCAGGACCGCACGTTCACCGCGGACGCCGAGCCGGGCGACCACGCGACGGTCGCCGGCTGGGTACACGAGATTCGCGACCTCGGTGGCATCGCCTTCCTCATCCTCCGAGACAAGACCGGGAAGATTCAGGTCAAATTCGAGAAGGACGAGATGGACGACGACCTCGTGGAGACCGGGCTGGGCGCCCACCGCGAGTCCGTCGTGCAGGTCACCGGCGACGTCGAGGAAGAAGAGCGCGCGCCGACCGGCGTCGAGGTGACGCCGGAGTCGATGCAGGTGCTCGCCGACGCCGACCCCGAACTCCCCCTCGACCCGTCGGGGAAGGTCGACGCCGACCTCTCGACGCGCCTCGACAACCGCACGCTGGACGCCCGCAAGCCGGAGACGAAGGCCGTCTTCGAGATTCGCGCGGAAGTCCTGCGCGCGGTCCGCGAGTACTTCCGGAGCGTCGGCTCCACGGAGATCAACACGCCGAAAATCGTCGCCACGGGCACCGAGGGCGGCACGGAACTGTTCCCCGTGACGTACTTCGGCCGCGAGGCGTTCATGAACCAGAGCCCCCAGCTGTTCAAGCAGCTGATGGTCGGTAGCGGCCTGGAACGCGTCTTCGAGGTCGGTCCCATCTTCCGCGCGGAGGAGCACAACACGCCCCGCCACCTGAACGAGGCGACGATGATCGACTTCGAGTCCGCGTTCATCGACCACGAGGAGGCGATGGATGTCTGCGAAGGGACGCTCAAGGCGGCGTACTCGGCGGTCGAGGAGCACTGCCAGGAGGAACTCGAAATTCTGGGCATCGCCGACGAGTTCGAGGCGCCGACCGACGACTTCCCGCGGCTCACCTACGAGGAGGCCATCGAGCGCATCAACGCGACGGGCGAGCTCGACGAGCAACTCGTCTGGGGCGACGACCTGCCGACCGAGGGCGAGAAGGCCCTCGGCGACGACGTGGGCGGGCACTACTTCGTCACGGACTGGCCGAGCGAGATCAAGCCGTTCTACATCCAGGACTACGACGACGACCCCGACCTCTCGAAGGGCTTCGACCTGATGCACCCGCGCATGGAACTCGTCTCCGGCGGGCAGCGCGAACACCGCTACGACGCGCTCGTCGAGGGCTTCGAGCAGCAGGGCCTCGACCCCGACCAGTTCGAGTACTACACGAAGATGTTCCGCTACGGGATGCCGCCCCACGCCGGGTGGGCGTACGGCGTCGAGCGCCTCGTGATGACGATGCTCGACCTCGACAACATCCGGGAAGCCGTGCTGTTCCCGCGAGACCGGCAACGCCTGTCGCCGTAG
- a CDS encoding ABC transporter permease — protein MPSSRLDGAAFTSVDWGEEDASRRVRPRTVAFVLALAGVAALFVYDNWLHSGPLYGTYYTRRIDWLFAVSLVVFARFVALPLVLDRGRTRRYWRRVRGDPLAMAAVGYLAAFFVVALLAPELRGIGHVSFQRQLQPPVFFSVPADAVDACVGPVSNGRCHGTWRHPLGTNALGIDVLSMLVYGMREILQVALSAAVLMGVVATFVGATAGYVGGWVDDVLMRYVDVQQTVPAVVVYVLVATLVLRDKALILLAVFFGLLDWGGIARLVRSEVLKRRDDGYVRAARAAGASDFHVVRKHLVPNASPAVATSLSRRVPMLVLTQVGLSFLLLSESNMRSIGELLRRGLASRYVAGEWTAKWWVAGAAVLVVVLTVAASNVAGDAARDALDPHE, from the coding sequence ATGCCCTCCAGCAGACTCGACGGCGCCGCCTTCACCAGTGTCGACTGGGGAGAAGAAGACGCCTCGCGACGGGTTCGTCCCCGCACCGTCGCGTTCGTCCTCGCGCTCGCCGGCGTCGCCGCGCTGTTCGTGTACGACAACTGGCTGCACAGCGGACCGCTGTACGGGACGTACTACACGCGCCGCATCGACTGGCTGTTCGCCGTCTCGTTGGTCGTGTTCGCGCGGTTCGTCGCGCTCCCGCTCGTCCTCGACCGCGGCCGGACGCGGCGGTACTGGCGGCGCGTCCGCGGCGACCCGCTGGCGATGGCCGCGGTCGGCTACCTCGCCGCGTTCTTCGTCGTCGCGCTCCTCGCACCCGAACTCAGGGGCATCGGTCACGTGAGTTTCCAGCGCCAACTCCAGCCGCCGGTGTTCTTCAGCGTCCCCGCGGACGCCGTCGACGCCTGTGTCGGCCCCGTTTCGAACGGCCGGTGTCACGGCACGTGGCGCCACCCGCTGGGAACGAACGCGCTCGGCATCGACGTGCTCAGCATGCTCGTCTACGGGATGCGCGAGATTCTACAGGTGGCGCTGTCGGCGGCCGTCCTGATGGGGGTCGTCGCGACCTTCGTCGGCGCGACCGCCGGCTACGTCGGCGGCTGGGTCGACGACGTGCTGATGCGGTACGTCGACGTCCAGCAGACGGTGCCTGCGGTAGTCGTCTACGTGCTCGTGGCGACGCTCGTCCTCCGGGACAAGGCGCTCATCCTGCTCGCGGTGTTCTTCGGCCTGCTGGACTGGGGCGGTATCGCCCGCCTCGTCCGCAGCGAGGTCCTGAAGCGCCGCGACGACGGCTACGTGCGCGCCGCCCGCGCGGCGGGCGCCAGCGACTTCCACGTCGTCCGGAAGCACCTCGTGCCGAACGCGTCGCCGGCGGTCGCCACCAGCCTCTCGCGTCGCGTGCCGATGCTCGTGTTGACGCAGGTGGGGCTGTCGTTCCTGCTGTTGAGCGAGTCGAACATGCGCTCTATCGGCGAACTACTGCGGCGCGGCCTCGCGTCGCGGTACGTGGCCGGCGAGTGGACGGCGAAGTGGTGGGTGGCGGGCGCGGCGGTGCTCGTCGTCGTGCTCACCGTCGCGGCGTCGAACGTCGCCGGCGACGCGGCGCGGGACGCCCTCGACCCCCACGAGTAG
- a CDS encoding ABC transporter permease: MSYLQYLARRVAFAVLSAYLVVTATFALITFTPNVDLGAKLASAARFQRASPEEIEQIRQRYLEARGLDASLLDQYVGWLVDVTTLEWGYSFAYRKPVWSVLETRVPTTLEYVIPGVILAVAFGVLFGLASAMLRNSRFDWVLRVGSYALLGIPAFVGLVWYTAVGGAKIQSIGGTLLVVSPHPQVLAAVTVAATLLAGQIRFARIASLEQAGKEFTKLLKAKGSSRLRVARHVLRNASIPIVSLSVTEILGVLVLNIYVIEEILEIEGLAGASLFAVRERDLPLIIGTTMILVFVGILGNLLQDVLYGYLDPRING, translated from the coding sequence GTGAGTTACCTCCAGTATCTGGCGCGTCGCGTGGCGTTCGCGGTGCTCTCGGCGTATCTCGTGGTCACCGCGACGTTCGCGCTCATCACGTTCACGCCGAACGTCGACCTCGGCGCGAAACTCGCGTCGGCCGCGCGGTTCCAGCGCGCGTCACCCGAGGAAATCGAGCAGATACGCCAGCGCTACCTCGAGGCGCGCGGCCTCGACGCGTCGCTGCTCGACCAGTACGTCGGGTGGCTGGTGGACGTGACGACGCTGGAGTGGGGGTACTCGTTCGCGTACCGCAAACCGGTGTGGTCCGTCCTCGAAACTCGCGTCCCCACTACTCTGGAGTACGTCATCCCCGGCGTGATTCTCGCCGTCGCCTTCGGCGTCCTGTTCGGCCTCGCGTCCGCGATGCTCCGGAACTCGCGGTTCGACTGGGTGCTCCGCGTCGGGTCGTACGCGCTGCTCGGGATTCCGGCGTTTGTCGGTCTCGTCTGGTACACCGCCGTCGGCGGCGCCAAAATCCAGTCCATCGGCGGGACGCTGCTGGTCGTGTCGCCGCACCCGCAGGTGTTGGCGGCGGTGACGGTGGCGGCGACGCTGCTGGCGGGCCAGATTCGGTTCGCGCGCATCGCGAGCCTCGAACAGGCCGGCAAGGAGTTCACCAAACTCCTCAAGGCGAAGGGGTCGAGTCGCCTCCGCGTGGCGCGCCACGTGCTGCGGAACGCGTCGATACCCATCGTGTCGCTGTCGGTGACCGAAATCCTCGGCGTGCTCGTCCTCAACATCTACGTCATCGAGGAGATTCTGGAGATAGAGGGGTTGGCGGGGGCGAGTCTGTTCGCGGTGCGGGAACGCGACCTCCCGCTCATCATCGGCACCACGATGATTCTCGTCTTCGTCGGCATCCTCGGCAACCTCCTCCAGGACGTCCTCTACGGCTACCTCGACCCCAGAATCAACGGATAG
- a CDS encoding ABC transporter ATP-binding protein, whose product MTDDAILSVENLEKHYPVRSGLLRRVTGHVKAVDGVSFEVREGETVGLVGESGCGKSTTATSLLRLEEPTGGDVYFDGEDITEYGKDEQKEFRRRAQMVFQDPNSAFDPRMTVGESVAEPLGIHGLRDGDRQEEIVGDLLERVGMSADDASRYPHEFSGGQKQRIALARSLILNPDLLVADEPVSALDVSVQAEILSLLDDLQQELNLSMLLISHDLGVVQQVCDRVGVMYLGELVEMGTTEELFENPQHPYTEALLASIPDPDPRQRGDAIELTGDVPDPSNPPSGCSFHPRCPRVVPPEEFDFPEDSFREVLDFRLAVENGDVDEDLLAGEGDVREEFGLPSALPDDDAEAVVSSAIDDLLAGDEDAAADRLGDAFTSVCEREEPALQETDAGHPAACHLHDHASEHAPPELTQAQD is encoded by the coding sequence ATGACTGACGACGCCATCCTCTCCGTGGAGAACCTGGAGAAACACTACCCCGTGCGGTCCGGACTGCTGCGCCGCGTCACCGGCCACGTGAAGGCCGTCGACGGCGTCAGTTTCGAGGTCCGCGAGGGCGAGACGGTCGGCCTGGTCGGCGAGTCCGGCTGCGGGAAGTCGACGACGGCGACCAGCCTGCTCCGACTGGAGGAGCCGACGGGCGGCGACGTCTACTTCGACGGCGAGGACATCACGGAGTACGGCAAAGACGAACAGAAGGAGTTCCGGCGGCGCGCCCAGATGGTGTTCCAGGACCCGAACTCGGCGTTCGACCCGCGGATGACCGTCGGCGAGTCGGTCGCCGAACCGCTGGGTATCCACGGCCTCCGCGACGGCGACCGGCAGGAGGAAATCGTCGGCGACCTGCTCGAACGCGTCGGGATGTCGGCGGACGACGCGAGCCGGTACCCCCACGAGTTCTCCGGCGGGCAGAAACAGCGCATCGCGCTCGCCCGCTCGCTCATCCTGAACCCGGACCTGCTCGTCGCGGACGAGCCCGTGAGCGCGCTGGACGTGAGCGTGCAGGCCGAGATTCTCTCGCTGCTGGACGACCTCCAGCAGGAACTGAATCTGTCGATGCTCCTCATCAGCCACGACCTCGGCGTCGTCCAGCAGGTGTGTGACCGCGTCGGCGTGATGTACCTCGGCGAACTCGTGGAGATGGGGACCACCGAGGAACTGTTCGAGAACCCCCAGCACCCGTACACCGAAGCGTTGCTCGCGTCCATCCCCGACCCGGACCCGCGCCAGCGCGGGGACGCAATCGAGTTGACCGGCGACGTGCCGGACCCGTCGAACCCGCCGAGTGGCTGTTCGTTCCACCCGCGGTGTCCCCGCGTGGTGCCACCCGAGGAGTTCGACTTCCCAGAGGACTCGTTCCGGGAGGTCTTGGACTTCCGGCTCGCCGTGGAGAACGGCGACGTGGACGAGGACCTGCTCGCGGGCGAGGGCGACGTGCGCGAGGAGTTCGGCCTCCCGTCCGCGTTGCCCGACGACGACGCCGAAGCCGTCGTGTCGTCGGCCATCGACGACCTGCTCGCGGGCGACGAGGACGCCGCCGCCGACCGCCTCGGGGACGCGTTCACGTCCGTCTGCGAGCGCGAGGAGCCGGCCCTCCAGGAGACCGACGCCGGCCACCCGGCGGCGTGTCACCTCCACGACCACGCGAGCGAACACGCGCCGCCCGAACTCACGCAGGCACAGGACTGA